One Calditrichia bacterium DNA window includes the following coding sequences:
- the fabD gene encoding ACP S-malonyltransferase, protein MSNTAFLFPGQGSQFVGMAKDLYEQFADAKKIFDLAEEILEFPLKRLCFEGPEDELKQTKFTQPAIFTHSIAVDKLLKDKGLQPKATAGHSLGEYSALVSAGALSFEDGLRLVKIRGALMQIAGEKNPGTMAAIIGGTPEAVTEACNEASAAGVVQPANFNSPGQIVISGSIPGVHKAMEIAKTKGARMAKELVVSGAFHSPLMADALSGLIEALEKVTINNPKIPVYSNVEATPATDAAHIRKLLQQQLTAPVLWETIAQNMISDGFAPFYEVGPGKVLQGLHKRINREASCEAYGTADEIAGFSI, encoded by the coding sequence ATGAGCAACACAGCATTTTTATTTCCCGGACAGGGATCGCAATTTGTGGGGATGGCAAAAGATTTGTACGAACAATTTGCCGACGCAAAAAAAATATTCGATCTGGCAGAAGAAATTCTGGAATTTCCGCTCAAACGGCTTTGTTTTGAGGGACCGGAAGATGAACTGAAGCAAACCAAATTCACCCAACCGGCGATTTTCACCCACAGCATTGCTGTCGATAAATTATTAAAAGATAAAGGCTTACAACCGAAAGCGACAGCCGGACACAGCCTCGGTGAATATTCGGCATTGGTTAGCGCCGGTGCACTCAGTTTTGAAGACGGTTTGCGTTTGGTCAAAATTCGCGGTGCGCTGATGCAGATCGCCGGAGAGAAAAATCCCGGCACAATGGCCGCGATTATCGGCGGGACGCCGGAAGCCGTCACCGAAGCCTGCAACGAAGCATCTGCTGCTGGCGTTGTGCAACCGGCGAATTTCAACAGTCCCGGACAAATTGTCATTTCCGGCAGCATTCCCGGCGTTCACAAAGCCATGGAAATTGCCAAAACCAAAGGCGCGCGCATGGCGAAAGAACTGGTGGTCAGCGGCGCATTTCATTCTCCGCTGATGGCGGATGCGCTCTCCGGATTGATTGAAGCATTGGAAAAAGTGACCATCAACAACCCGAAAATCCCGGTTTACAGCAATGTGGAAGCGACGCCGGCAACCGATGCCGCCCACATCCGGAAATTGTTGCAACAACAATTAACCGCGCCGGTTTTGTGGGAAACCATCGCTCAAAATATGATTTCGGACGGATTTGCGCCATTTTACGAAGTGGGTCCCGGCAAAGTGCTGCAGGGCTTGCACAAACGCATCAATCGCGAAGCCAGTTGCGAAGCATACGGCACCGCCGATGAAATTGCGGGATTTTCCATTTAG
- the fabG gene encoding 3-oxoacyl-[acyl-carrier-protein] reductase, whose amino-acid sequence MHQHLSGKIAIVTGSTKGIGKEIALEFAREGAKVVISGRNEERANEVVAEIKNAGGEALAVIGDVSVMADAQSLIDETVKAFGQVDILINNAGITRDNLLMRMKEEDWDTVLNINLKGTFNTIKSVTRQMMKQRSGRIVNITSVVGQIGNAGQANYAASKAGIIGLTKSVAKELASRGITCNAIAPGFIDTDMTEVLGEKTREALLTQIPLARLGNVLDIAKAAVFLSGDDAGYITGQTLNVDGGMVMQ is encoded by the coding sequence ATGCACCAACATTTATCCGGCAAAATTGCCATCGTTACCGGTTCCACCAAAGGCATCGGTAAAGAAATTGCATTGGAATTTGCCCGGGAAGGCGCCAAAGTAGTGATTTCCGGACGAAATGAAGAACGTGCCAACGAAGTGGTTGCGGAAATCAAAAATGCCGGCGGTGAAGCTTTGGCGGTCATTGGCGATGTGAGTGTGATGGCAGACGCCCAATCGCTCATCGACGAAACCGTGAAAGCTTTCGGGCAGGTGGATATTCTGATCAACAATGCGGGCATCACCCGCGACAATTTGTTGATGCGGATGAAAGAAGAAGATTGGGACACCGTGCTGAACATCAATTTGAAAGGCACGTTTAATACCATTAAATCCGTTACCCGGCAAATGATGAAACAGCGCAGCGGACGGATTGTAAACATCACATCCGTTGTCGGGCAAATCGGCAACGCTGGGCAGGCAAATTATGCCGCATCCAAAGCGGGCATCATCGGGTTAACCAAATCGGTTGCCAAAGAACTGGCGTCGCGCGGCATCACCTGCAACGCCATCGCACCCGGATTTATCGATACCGATATGACCGAAGTGCTCGGCGAAAAAACCCGCGAAGCGCTGCTCACCCAAATTCCGCTGGCGCGGTTGGGCAATGTGCTCGATATTGCCAAAGCGGCAGTTTTTCTCTCCGGCGACGATGCCGGATACATCACCGGACAAACGCTGAATGTTGACGGCGGCATGGTGATGCAGTAA